A stretch of DNA from Noviherbaspirillum sedimenti:
CTGGGATTTTCGCTAATGGGAAGGCTCATTGAATTGGCCAAAGAGCAGCAGTACCACACCATAATCGGCGGCATTGACATGGACAATGCCGCCAGCATTGCTCTTCATCAGAAACTGGGATTTGTGCACAGTGGGACGATAAGGCAAGCTGCATTCAAGTTTGGACGCTGGTTGGATCTTGGCTTCTATCAGCTGATTCTTGAAACACCATTCCAGCCAATCGACGGCTAGCATGGTGGGACATGGCCACCTACCGTGCACTAACCCGAAAAAATCGTCTATCGCATATTGAAAGGAGAACAAGCCATGTCCACAGGTACCGTACGACTGCATCGCGTACTACGCGCCCCTCCTGAGCGTGTCTATCGTGCGTTTCTGGACGCCGACGCACTGGCAAAGTGGCTACCGCCTTACGGTTTTACCTGCAAGGTTCATCACATGGAAGCCAAGGTCGGTGGATCTTTCAGGATGTCGTTTTCGAACTTCAACACAGGGAACGGACACTCATTCGGTGGCGAGTATCTCGAACTTGTTCCCAATGAGCGAATTCGCTATACGG
This window harbors:
- a CDS encoding SRPBCC family protein, which codes for MSTGTVRLHRVLRAPPERVYRAFLDADALAKWLPPYGFTCKVHHMEAKVGGSFRMSFSNFNTGNGHSFGGEYLELVPNERIRYTDKFDDPNLPGEMRVTVTLSMVSCGTEINIVQEGVPELIPVEMCYLGWQESLAQLAKLVEPEIPD